From the Chryseobacterium fluminis genome, the window AATGTTTCGAACGCAGAAGCTGAACTCCTGGACAATACAGATTTCAGTAAAACCATGGAAGATTGTATCGAAGATTTGCCGGTCAGATGGAAAATTCCGATGAAAATGTACTACCTCGAAGAGAAAAAAGCACCTGAAGTGAGTCAGGAACTGAATATTTCCAGGACTAATCTCTGGAAGATTTTACAACGAAGCCGGATGCAGCTGCGCGAATGTCTGGAATTTAACTGGTTTATCAAACTATAAAGGAATAAAAAATGCTGAAAAAATTTATAAACATCATGTTTCTGTCATGTTGTGAAGCCACTTTGCTTATGGAAAAACGCTGTGCCGAAGACATTTCTCCAAAAGAAAACTTCAGGCTCAGTCTGCATATCAGAATGTGTAAATGGTGCAGAATATACCAGGAAAAACTGGAAATTTTAGATGGAATCCTGAAAAGAAAACTCTTTCAGGATGGAAAAACTAATATTAATCAATATGATATTCAGTTACTTAAAGATAAGATTATTAAAAATTTGAATATTTAAAAAGAAATATTGTCCTGATTTCGAAGTTCTTCCGACTATATTTTTTAAGAAATAATTATTTATTTAAATAGATGATCAGAATGAACGGAAGAACATTACAGACTAAGAAAAACCGTATGGGCAGGATCGGATACTACCTTTCTCTCTTCTCCACCTCACTTATTCTGCTGTGGATCGGAGCTTTTAAGTTTACGACTACAGAAGCGAATGCCATAAAACCACTAGTAGAAAACCATTTTCTGACTTTTTTCGTATATGATATTATAAGTGTTCAGACCGTGTCAAATGCTATCGGAGTGATAGAAATTATCATTGCATTACTTTTACTGTTTAGTGTGAAATTTGCATCACTCAGAACCTATGCGGCCCTCGGAATGATTGTGATTTTCCTGACCACCCTGAGCTATTTAGTGACCACTCCGGGAATATGGAAAATCGTGGATGGTGTTCCGGTAACGGACTTTTTTATTCTGAAAGACCTGATGTTTTTAGGATTTGGCTTAATGATTTTAAATGAAAAAAATGGATACAAATAAAAAGATAAAAATGAAGAACCTATTGGTATTACTGGGAACGTTTCTGGGAATCGCCGTGTTTGCTGCGAGTTGCGGAGATTCAAAAACGATGAGGACAGCAGAAACGAATAAAGAAAACGAGACGATTATGAATAATAAAAATGTAAAGGAGGTATATTTTGCAGGAGGGTGCTTCTGGGGCACGGAACATTTTTTCCAACAGATTAGGGGCGTTGTAGGTACGGAAGTAGGCTATGCCAACGGAAATAAAACGAATCCTACTTATGAAGAGGTAATTAGTCACACAACAGGTTTTGCGGAAACGGTAAAAGTGAAATATGATCCCGAGCAGGTAGATCTGAAACTCCTGATTGATCTGTATTTTAAAACAATTGATCCTACAAGCCTTAATAAACAGGGAAATGACCGTGGAGATCAATACAGAACAGGAATTTATTCCACAGATAAAGAAACGGAAGCGATTGTAAAAGCTGAAGTTGAAAAATTGGCAAAAAACTATAGTAAGCCGCTTGTTGTTGAAACCATTCCTCTGAAGAATTTCTACAAAGCAGAAGATTATCACCAGGATTATCTGGATAAAAATCCGGGAGGATACTGCCACATCGAGCCGGAACTTTTTGAAATGGCCAAAAATGCCAATCCACTACCCAAAAAAGAGACAAATAAAATGAAATATAAGAAACAGGATAAAGCGGCTCTTAAGAAAGAATTAACAGCAGAACAATATAAAGTTACGCAGGAAAACGGTACCGAAATGCCTTTCCAAAATGAATATTGGGATGAAACCCGGGAAGGAATATACGTGGATATTACCACCGGGGAGCCTTTATTTATTTCAACGGATAAGTTTGAGTCCGGCTGCGGATGGCCAAGTTTTTCGAAACCAATTACCAAAAAACTGGTTGATGAAAAATTAGACCGGTCAGCAGGAATGACCCGAGTGGAAGTAAGAAGTAAAACCGGAGATGCCCATTTGGGACACGTCTTCAATGACGGACCGGAGGACAAAGGCGGACTCCGCTACTGCATCAATTCTGCTTCTCTGAAGTTTATCCCCAAAGCAGAAATGGATAAAAAAGGATACGGAGAATATATTTCTCTTCTGGAAAAAAAATAAAAGTGATATTTAAGTGAAAAGGTGATTGAAGGGCTGCTGAAAGGCAGTCTTTTTTTATAGTGCAAATCGTTCTTTAATACTTAGCATCGACATATTCACGAAAAGCAGAAAACCGAAAACAATATAATAAGCAGCTTTCGGAAGTTTAGAAATATTTTCAAAAAAAGTCCTGTAAGAATCCCTCCTGATAAAATCTAAAACTGATGCTCTGACAGATGTATCCTCATAAACTATCGTATCATTACAAAGCAGGCATTTAAATTCTTCTTCCCTGGCATTGGGGTCGATATAATTTACACCCGCAAACAGATGTCCGGTTTCCCCTATATCTAAACCATAAGTCTCGTGTCTGGCAATAGCCATGTCATTGAGCAGGGATGCGAGATCTCCATAGGTATTATTGTTGTCCAGAATAAATTCGATTCCGGTATTTTTTTCGTTTCTCTGATTAAGCTTTTTAAGTTCGGAAACATAAAATGCTGAGTTTTCTTTTGCTTTGGCAGGTACCACTTTAATCTTCATGTAATCCCAATTTCTGTAAGGTTCGAAAGAATATATCGAATGTACCGCTCCTCTTTCTAATTTTGCGGGAAGTCCCATATCCATAATATTGTACTTTGTTATATCAACATAAGGATTGATGTAATACCAGAACAGCACAGGAATAACCAAAGCACTCGCTAACCCCGGGAAATAATATATTTTTTTCATTTAAATGTTTTTTTTAACTGCAGATTTTCTTTGATGCTGAACATGGAAATATGTAAAAATATCAAAAACCCGAAAATGATGTAGTAGGTCTGCTTAGGAACATGATTAATATAGGTTTCAGGTTTAAAAAAATTTAAAGCAGCTTTTTTTAAATCATCAATATAGACTATACACCCCCTGATGGAACCATGGCCAGGTTCAGCTATATTGGGGTCTTTATAAAAATGAACGGCAAAAATATGATTTGTCTTATCTATATCCACTCCAAAATTTTCCTGTTTCGAAATCTGCATCGCTTCTATTAACGCAATAAAATCCTGATAGTTATTCCGATCATCAATGACAAACTCAATTCCGGTTTCCTTTTCATTCCTGACCTGAAGTTTTTTCAGTTCCGAAACATAATATTGCTGATTCTGTAAAGCGGTATTGGGCTGAACAATGATCTTCTTATAATCCCAGTTTCTGTAAGGCTCAAAAGAATTTATTAAATCTGTCATTCCTTTCTTCGGTTTTGCAGGAAGGCCCAGATCCATTACTGTATATTGCGGATGAACGCTCTGATTTCCATAATACCAGAACAGTGCAGGGATAATCAGGGCACTGATCAGTCCTGGAACATAATATATTTTTCGCATAGATCCCATGAGGATAAAAGTAATAAAAAAATTGATTCATCAATTCTTTAATACCCAAAAAAAAGTGGTTCATTTGAACCACTTTAATTTATATTTTTGAACTAACGGGTTACCAGTCTCTCTTTCTTAGAATCCAGTATGATCCTAAAATGAAAACAGCACACCAGGCAAGACAGGCGATAAGGCTTTCCGTAGGATAGTGGAATTCGTATTTCAGACCCATCATTTTAGCCATATTCAACCTCATCATTGGGTTGGGAATAAGGCTCGACATACTTTCCAACGGTAAAAGATGAGATACAAAAAAGTCATTTTGCAGGATTTCATTTCTCTGGGCACCCTGCATTCCTTTTACTTTCATGAAGACTTCTGCAGTAGATAGAACACCTTCCACAATCCAGAAAATAAAAACAGCAAGAAAAACAAAAACCGATTTTCTCAGTAAGACGGAGAGAAACATCAGGAAGCAAAAGAACGTAAATAACTTGACAAAATAATTTCCGATGAAGAAAATTTCCTCGAAAACCCTGTCAGATGAGGTCACTGTAGAATATTGATAACCTAAGAACAGCGTGATGGCAAATACGATAAGCGTTGAAATAATGGTAAAGATACCGATCGTCAGTAATTTTGAACCTATGAATTCTTCTCTGCTCAATCCATCAATAATATTCTGTTTAAACATCCGGTCACTGAATTCCTGACAGATTGAAAAAACAATGATGAGACCGAGGAAAATTTTCAGTAAACCAACGATCCATGTCGTAAAATTCCATATTTCAGGAAAATTGTAGATCCCCTGTTCTTTTAAGTTGATCGTGCCTCCGAAAAGATCAAAATCAATTAATCCGATAAATAGCAAAGCAGTAAGAATTACAAAATAGAGGAGGGTGAATACCCTGAATGGTTTGTAGTTCAGGTTTTTATAATATTCTAATTTTAATAGTTTATTCATGGTTACTTTGTGTTTTTTACAAGTTCTAGGAATTGAGTTTCAAGAGACTGTTTTTTCCTGGTCAGATGAGAAAGGAAGATCCCTTTTTCAGCCAGTTTTTGATTTAATGCTGAGGCTGAAACCGAAGCATCATCCCTGATCTGAGCTTTAATAAGTTCGCCATCCTGATTGACAACCGTAAACCACTGGAGTTCGGTCAGAGCACTTAACAGTAAGGTGTTATTATCTGCTTTTAATTCAAAATATCCGTTATCGGCGGTCATTTCATCCACTCTTCCGGAATAGATCGAATTGCCTTCTTTCAGCACAATGACATGGCTGCATATTTTTTCAATCTCATCCAGCAGATGGCTTGCAATAATAATGGTGATACCCTGTTTGGCAATATTGGTGATGATATCCCGGATCTGGATAATACCTTCAGGGTCCAGTCCGTTGGTGGGCTCATCCAAAATCAATACCTCAGGATTGTTCAGCATGGCTGAAGCTATAGCAAGACGCTGTTTCATTCCCAAAGAAAAAGTTCTGAACGTATCTTTTCTTCGCTCATACAAATGAACGGTTTTTAAAACTTCCTCAATTCGCTGGTAAGAAGTCCCTTTAATTTCAGCAACGATTTTAAGATTAGTTTCAGCACTCAGATAAGGATAAAAATTGGGCTGCTCAATGATGGCTCCGATTTTTTTCAGAGTGTCGGGGTCCGTTCCTTTTTTACCAAACCAGTACCAGTCTCCGCTGGTAGGGTTAATGGTTGAAAGCAGCATTCCGAAAGTAGTGGATTTTCCGCTTCCGTTGGGGCCCAGTAACCCATAAACATTCCCTTTTTCAACATCAAAGGAGATATTATTGACGACGACTCTTTTGAATTTTTTTGTCAGATTCTTTACTGATAAAATTTTTTCCATGGAATTTGTTTTACCTAGTAGTAGTCTGTATTCGGTACGAAATGTTACAGAAATATCATAAATCAATTTAAATTGAGCTTAAAATAGATTAAATTTGGTAGAATTAATCGGTAGTTATGAAGTTAATCGAATTGGCAGAAGAGCTGAAGGTTTCTGCGGAAGCTATAAAACAGTTTATTCAGGATTTTGACCTTGAGCTTGGGGTCTGCATCAGTACAAATTTTGAAGTAAAAGACGATTTTGAAAAGTTTGCCCGCGAAAATCTGGAATTTCTGAGACTTTATGAAAAAGATCTCGACAAAAATAAAACGCTGGAGCAGATTGCAGAAACAATCAACAAACCTAAAGATAAGGTCGAAAAAGTGATCAAAGAAGCGGATCCCAATATCTTTGATA encodes:
- a CDS encoding DUF417 family protein — encoded protein: MNGRTLQTKKNRMGRIGYYLSLFSTSLILLWIGAFKFTTTEANAIKPLVENHFLTFFVYDIISVQTVSNAIGVIEIIIALLLLFSVKFASLRTYAALGMIVIFLTTLSYLVTTPGIWKIVDGVPVTDFFILKDLMFLGFGLMILNEKNGYK
- the msrB gene encoding peptide-methionine (R)-S-oxide reductase MsrB, encoding MKNLLVLLGTFLGIAVFAASCGDSKTMRTAETNKENETIMNNKNVKEVYFAGGCFWGTEHFFQQIRGVVGTEVGYANGNKTNPTYEEVISHTTGFAETVKVKYDPEQVDLKLLIDLYFKTIDPTSLNKQGNDRGDQYRTGIYSTDKETEAIVKAEVEKLAKNYSKPLVVETIPLKNFYKAEDYHQDYLDKNPGGYCHIEPELFEMAKNANPLPKKETNKMKYKKQDKAALKKELTAEQYKVTQENGTEMPFQNEYWDETREGIYVDITTGEPLFISTDKFESGCGWPSFSKPITKKLVDEKLDRSAGMTRVEVRSKTGDAHLGHVFNDGPEDKGGLRYCINSASLKFIPKAEMDKKGYGEYISLLEKK
- a CDS encoding ABC transporter permease, whose product is MNKLLKLEYYKNLNYKPFRVFTLLYFVILTALLFIGLIDFDLFGGTINLKEQGIYNFPEIWNFTTWIVGLLKIFLGLIIVFSICQEFSDRMFKQNIIDGLSREEFIGSKLLTIGIFTIISTLIVFAITLFLGYQYSTVTSSDRVFEEIFFIGNYFVKLFTFFCFLMFLSVLLRKSVFVFLAVFIFWIVEGVLSTAEVFMKVKGMQGAQRNEILQNDFFVSHLLPLESMSSLIPNPMMRLNMAKMMGLKYEFHYPTESLIACLAWCAVFILGSYWILRKRDW
- a CDS encoding ABC transporter ATP-binding protein is translated as MEKILSVKNLTKKFKRVVVNNISFDVEKGNVYGLLGPNGSGKSTTFGMLLSTINPTSGDWYWFGKKGTDPDTLKKIGAIIEQPNFYPYLSAETNLKIVAEIKGTSYQRIEEVLKTVHLYERRKDTFRTFSLGMKQRLAIASAMLNNPEVLILDEPTNGLDPEGIIQIRDIITNIAKQGITIIIASHLLDEIEKICSHVIVLKEGNSIYSGRVDEMTADNGYFELKADNNTLLLSALTELQWFTVVNQDGELIKAQIRDDASVSASALNQKLAEKGIFLSHLTRKKQSLETQFLELVKNTK